The DNA window TTTCCTGCGTTCCTCCTGATGCTGCCAGCAACGGCTCCCGGGAGGAACGCGACGCTGGCAGGGCTGACCGCTTCTTGTACGTGCGCCGCAGATGGTATAGCGGGATTCAGAAGAATCAGTTCTGTTCGTCGGAGGCACAGCGTCCCCATTTGTGCGAGGAAGAGCGTGCTCATTGGAAGGAAGGACGTGCTCAATGTGAAGGGGTGGAGATGATTGGCGGGCCGGCCGCTGACTGATCATCCCGACGACAAATCCCAGGAGAAAGCCCGATGCCAGAATGAAGCCCAGAAGTGTTACGCGGACGAACCGCCATTTCCTCGCGCAGCCGTCGCAGAATTGGCGGCTGTGCCATACGCGCCAGCGGAGGCGCTCAATCCGCTGACCACACTCCGTACAAAAGCGCGGCCTGTACATCGCTTTCGATCATGCCCCGGAGAAGAGAACTCCCTCCGTGCACAGACCCGGATTGACGTATCACGGGAGCCGGCAAAGGAACGATTTCCCCCTGCGACTCCTGTTGCTCAAGCATAAGCAATGAGTCGAACCTCTGGCAACACGCTCGAAGGTGAGTCGTGTACCCTGCCGCGAAGAGATGAATACGCCCGGTCCACCGGCGCCGATTGCCGCGGCAATCGTGGCCGTACCGATCGTAGTAATGGGAGCGACCCGTACACCCGCGACGATCACACCGGGGGTGAACAGCAGATCCACCTGCCCGAGAAGCTCTCCCTCAATCATGCCATAGCGCGAGTGGCTTCGCGGATGGCCGGATCAATTCCGCGAATCCCCGCGAATGTGGTTGCGCCCAATTAGCAAGAGGGCATGCAGCGCAAGGGCCAGAATGGCCGCCCCGCCTCGACCCCACCGATCAACGGGATCGGAATGAGAAATCCGAACAGCGCAGGGCCGGGAATCGTTCGAATCATGTTGATGAATCCCATCACGGGCTCGCGGAGCGGGAGATGGAGGGATGAGATAGATCGCGATCGGAATACCGATCGTCAGAGCGCTCCCCGTGGGGAGAGCAACCAGTTCGAGATGCTCCATCGTCAATCGCCGGATTCCCTGACCGTCGTGCGAGAAAAATCCAGGGATACTCATAGAAGCGGATCCCGTGCTCGTTGCCTTTGAGCCGGACCGATAAAAATCCGGGGAGAAAGATCCGTCTTCTTTTTCCGAGGTATTTTTGACGATGGAGCAAGTGCTCCGGGGAGAATCACGCCAGCGCCAGCATTCGGTCCAGCGACCGGCGGGCATCGGCGGCAACCGCCTCAGGCACCGTGATCCGATAGATCAGTTTCTGGAGCGAGCGAAGGACTTTGTCCAGCGTGATGCACTTCATGTACTCGCACAGGGCATCCTCCGAAACCGGGTAGAACTTTCGATCAGGGAAGAGGACCCGGAGCCGATAGACCATTCCCTTCTCCGTTCCGACGAGGAACTCTCGCGCCGATGATTTCTCCACGTGGCGAATCATTCCCTCGGTGGAGAGGAAATAAGAATTTCGCGGCAAATTGTCGCTCATGGCGCGGGCCAGGCAGGTTGTGGCGCAACCGCACTCCGGGTGAATGAGCAGATCGGCCTCGGGATGTTCTTCCCTCATGCGGTCAATGGCGGTCTCCTTGATCTTGGCGTGAACGTGACACTGCCCCGGCCAGAGCTGAAGTGGACGCCGGGTCAATCCGCTCACCACCGCGCCGAGATATTTATCGGGGACGAAGAGAATCTCCCGCTCGGGAGGAACCGCCCGGATGACGTCCTGAGCATTACGCGACGTGCAGCAGTAATCCGATAGAGCTTTCACCTCGGCGGTGGAGTTGACATAGGTCACCACCACTGCATCGGGATTTTTCTTGCGCCAGGCTCGCAGTTGATCGGCGGTGACCGAGGCCGCCAGCGAGCATCCCGCCTCCAGATCGGGCAACAGAACCGTTTTGGACGGGCAGAGGATCGCTGCCGTCTCTGCCATGAAGTGAACACCGCAAAAGACGATCACCTCGGCATCGGTCCGGGCCGCCTGCTGACTCAGTCCAAGCGAGTCGCCGATGTAATCGGCCACTTCTTGAATTTCGGGAAGCTGGTAATTGTGGGCCAGAAGGATGGCCCGCCGCTCGACTTTCCAGCGGAGGACCTCGTTGGCCAGTTCCGCCAGCTCCTGGCAGAATTCCCGACGGTCATAGCGACCCGGATAGAGATCGGCCGCGAACCGGTTGAACCGGTCGTAGAAGTATTCGCCCGTCAATGGTGCGTGGCTCATCTCCCGTGCGTCCGCGTCAAATCACAATTCTACCCGAAGTCGGGGAATCGGGAAAATGGAGAAACCAAATCCCGACGTGGCGCCGCAACCTCGCTCAAGTCCTGATTTCAACACCGACCAAGCGACGCCGTACGGATTCGCATCATTTCCTTCGGATGACAATCTCCACCCGCTGATTGCGGCGACTCGCCGGAGCCGTCGGTGCTTTGACCAAAGGGGCTTCTGCTCCACGTCCGACGGGGATGAGCTTATCCCCCGGAACCCCCTTCGACAGGAGATAGGCGACGACGGCAGCAGCGTTTGCCTTGGATATTTCCCGGAGTCGTTCCGCCGGTCCGGGCCCGCTCACATGTCCTTCAACGGTATAGGTGCCCAGGGGGAACGTAGCTAAAACAGTAGCGATGTAATCGAGTTTGGGCAGAAAGGCCGGATTAAGCTCAGGCACGCCTGATGCTGGCCGACGCCCGGCGAGGAACAATTCGTCGTTAGGAAGAACCAGAACGAAATCGTCTCCGTCGTCGCGAGTCTCCACCACGCGGGTCAAGGCGACTTTCGCCCGGTATTCGTTAATGGAGATGCTGCTTTGGCGAATCGCATCGAGTTCCGCCTCCAGAGCACGCTGTCGTTGTTCAGCCGCCTGCCGAAGGTTTTGTTCCTCGGAGAGTCGTTTCTGAACGGCATCCAGTTGCTCCCGGAGCATCCGTTCGGTTTGGTCGGCCTGAGTCAACCGGCTCTGTGCCCGTTCCAGCGAGGCGGCGAGGTCCTCGGCGCGAGCCCGGAGTTGATGCAATTCGTCAGTTTTTTGATCGAGGGTCCTGGTCAGTTGCTCGATCTCTTTCCGAGCGGCGGCCAGGTTTTCTTCCGCTTCTCGCGCGCGTTCCAGCGTATCGGCCAGAGAGGACTCTTGCTTCCGTCGTTCGGCTGATTCTCTTCGCTCGCGAGCCCGACGGCGAGCGACCTCGACGCGAATGATCGCACGGCGGGCCAGCACGGCGGCTTTCTCGTCCAGTCCTCGATCAAACGCCCGCTCCGCTTCGGCCAGAAGATCTTCAGCCTGTTTGAACTCGGCAGAAGCATGCTCTTCGACCCGGAAGTAACGACCGATATCGAGGGCGCGTCGGGCTTCTAACAATTCAACCGGTGTTTCCCGGTCTCGCTCAGTGCTCAGGCGGTCTTCCCGCCAGGGAACGCTCTCCAGACCAATATCGCCGCGGAAGCTCACTTCGACCGGTTCCGTCTCCAATCCTTCTTTTTCATCGGGGGGAGCACTGGCCAGAACGACCTCTCGACTGGGCGACTCGACCAGAAAATGAGGCTCCGCCGTCATGACGATGCAGAATGTCCGATGGCGCGTCGCCGTCTCGATGGTTCCACCCCAGGATCGGGCGAAGATTCTTAAAATGCTCGTCTTTCGCGGGCGAAACTCGCCGATGTTCTCGGTCAGGCCTTCGGGCGTCACGGCCCAGAAGACGTAGGTTGTATACTGGCGCTGGCTCGGCGGATCCAGCTCTTTGACGTTGAGCGTGAGGCGAGTGATGCCGTCCTTGTATTCCACCGTGGCGGTTCCATTGGTTCGAGGATAGCGCGTCGTCCCTCGCAGTTTCAGTTCGACTTTTCGATCTGTTGGAAATGTGACGGCCGTCGCGCTGAAACGGAGATCGCTTCGCTCCTGCGACAGAGCCACCGGAGCAGCGAGAAAGATCACAGCAATGATGTCTCGAAAACAGCGTCTCATGGTCGGCCTCCCCTCGGTCCACCTGCGGAGTCATCGCTCCTTCGGGGCGACGTAACCGGCGCGGTGGGCCACCGTCCAGTTCTCGTGGTCACGAATTTTCACCTGAAGCCGGCGGAAGCGCCCATCGCGCGCCGAGTTTGTTGGATAATAGGCCACCAGGTACTGACTGCTCAGGTCTTCCGCGATCTGATCGAATGCGAGGCGAAGATCGTCCTCGCTCCGGGGATAAAAAGCTCGACCTCCCGTGGCCTGGGTCAGCTCGTTGAGGACCTGAGCGTTGACATCGGCAAAGCGAAAGGAATCGCTCAGGCCAATGGCATAGATGAGGACTCCTGCTCGTTGAGCGCGTTCAATGGCCTCCGCCAGCTTATGCTCGGAGGACGTATCGTGCCCGTCGGTGATGAGGATCAGCGCACGGCGAATCCGATTTTCGTTGCGCGCCCGGACCCGCCGGGCGGTGGGTCCATCGAGGACGTCCTCGACGGTGATATAGATGGCATCATAGAGCGATGTCCCCTGACTGGCATAGCCTTCATCCCGGCGAACCAGCGACTGAAGGGCTTCCGCCAGTCGGGCCGGATCGCTTGTGAGCCCTCGATGCAGCTCAACCGTGCTGCGGAAACTCACAAGGGCCGCATAGTCCTTTCCCCAGCGGAACGTCTCGGCGAAGAACTTCTCCGCCGCTCGACGCTCAGCGGGCCAGTTGAATTCCTGACTTCCGCTGAAATCAATCGCCAGCGCCAACACCATCGGCACATCTGTATTCCGTCCGAAAAACTCGATCTTTTGAGGGACCCCATCCTCCAGCACGACGACGGACTCCGGCGCGAGATCGCGCACGAAGCGATTCTTCTCGTCCGTCACGGAGAAGACAACGTCAACGAGTGTGCTCCTCAGGTCAATGGTTGGCTCCGGAGGTTCGGGCGGAGGTTTTTGAGGCGTCTCCTGGGACGAGACCGAAGCAATTTCTGTGCGAGTCAGAAGCATGAACGGATTTGGTGTGGCCCCGGCCATGCCCATGACGGCGACGCCGAGAAAAACTGCTCTGATCAACTTCGCACCCATGGTCTCACCGTGTCCGCTCAGTGCCTGGGCATTGTACCACATCGCCTCCGCTCAGCTACAGCGGCGAATCGGCGGGATTGTCTTCCGCGCCTCCGGGGCCGGAGAACTAAAGTGATTTCCTCCCCTGGCTGCCAGTGCCCAGAATTCTTTGTAACCGTCACAGAGGCGATGGCGTCTGTAAGTCTGGATGTAAGTGACACACAAAGTCAGCAAGGAGGTTGAACGATGAAAAAATCACTGGTATGCCTGGTTGCACTAGCGATGCTGGTCGGCGCCGTCGTCGCTCAGGACAAGACCCCCAATTTCAGCGGAACGTGGGTCCTCGATCGGTCCCAGAGTGATCCGCCCGGAGGTTTTGGCGCAGGGCGCGGCGGTGGCGGTCAGATGGCCAATGCCGAGGTCCTGCTCATCATCGAGCACCAGGAACCGACGCTCAAAATCAAACGGATCATCAGGACCGAACAGGGAGAGCGCACGCAAGAACTCGTCTATACCACCGATGGCAAAGAGAATAAGAACCCGGGAATGCGCGGAGCGGAGGTGAAATCGAAGTCGAAGTGGGAGAAAGGGAAACTCGTGACCAAAGCCTCGCAGACCATTGAAACGCCGCAGGGGACAGTGGACCTGGAAATCACCGAGATTCGGAGCCTCTCCGAAGATGGAAAGACGTTGACCGTCGAGATTACGACCGTCACACCGATGGGCGAGCGCAAGCGCAAAGAAGTGTACGTCAAGAAGGAAGGCTAGGGCGAGCCCTTCAGCAGATTCCATTCGGAGTTCGGGCCTGTCTGTTCCACCATTAAGACGAGGAGCGCGGACTTTCCCGTCGGCGGAAAGAG is part of the Blastocatellia bacterium genome and encodes:
- the nadA gene encoding quinolinate synthase NadA — protein: MSHAPLTGEYFYDRFNRFAADLYPGRYDRREFCQELAELANEVLRWKVERRAILLAHNYQLPEIQEVADYIGDSLGLSQQAARTDAEVIVFCGVHFMAETAAILCPSKTVLLPDLEAGCSLAASVTADQLRAWRKKNPDAVVVTYVNSTAEVKALSDYCCTSRNAQDVIRAVPPEREILFVPDKYLGAVVSGLTRRPLQLWPGQCHVHAKIKETAIDRMREEHPEADLLIHPECGCATTCLARAMSDNLPRNSYFLSTEGMIRHVEKSSAREFLVGTEKGMVYRLRVLFPDRKFYPVSEDALCEYMKCITLDKVLRSLQKLIYRITVPEAVAADARRSLDRMLALA
- a CDS encoding OmpA family protein produces the protein MRRCFRDIIAVIFLAAPVALSQERSDLRFSATAVTFPTDRKVELKLRGTTRYPRTNGTATVEYKDGITRLTLNVKELDPPSQRQYTTYVFWAVTPEGLTENIGEFRPRKTSILRIFARSWGGTIETATRHRTFCIVMTAEPHFLVESPSREVVLASAPPDEKEGLETEPVEVSFRGDIGLESVPWREDRLSTERDRETPVELLEARRALDIGRYFRVEEHASAEFKQAEDLLAEAERAFDRGLDEKAAVLARRAIIRVEVARRRARERRESAERRKQESSLADTLERAREAEENLAAARKEIEQLTRTLDQKTDELHQLRARAEDLAASLERAQSRLTQADQTERMLREQLDAVQKRLSEEQNLRQAAEQRQRALEAELDAIRQSSISINEYRAKVALTRVVETRDDGDDFVLVLPNDELFLAGRRPASGVPELNPAFLPKLDYIATVLATFPLGTYTVEGHVSGPGPAERLREISKANAAAVVAYLLSKGVPGDKLIPVGRGAEAPLVKAPTAPASRRNQRVEIVIRRK
- a CDS encoding VWA domain-containing protein; the encoded protein is MGAKLIRAVFLGVAVMGMAGATPNPFMLLTRTEIASVSSQETPQKPPPEPPEPTIDLRSTLVDVVFSVTDEKNRFVRDLAPESVVVLEDGVPQKIEFFGRNTDVPMVLALAIDFSGSQEFNWPAERRAAEKFFAETFRWGKDYAALVSFRSTVELHRGLTSDPARLAEALQSLVRRDEGYASQGTSLYDAIYITVEDVLDGPTARRVRARNENRIRRALILITDGHDTSSEHKLAEAIERAQRAGVLIYAIGLSDSFRFADVNAQVLNELTQATGGRAFYPRSEDDLRLAFDQIAEDLSSQYLVAYYPTNSARDGRFRRLQVKIRDHENWTVAHRAGYVAPKER